One stretch of Xanthomonas sp. DAR 35659 DNA includes these proteins:
- a CDS encoding NAD-glutamate dehydrogenase, with the protein MKPKHAAPRSSKSPAATRTAAAPSPAKSAKPSAKPPAASPAKPVAPRKAAAKPAAAAATAKVVDALPAAAGFSLAPVYAALRKRYPAARQEEAQVFAEAFYKRMEEDEFPHHSPQEWAALAASMLEFARKRKPGTVNVRVFNPDLKHDGWESSRTVLQIVNDDMPFLVDSVSMALAELGIGVHVLGHPVLRMSRDKAGKLDSVGEGKAESLMLLEIDRQPPEDMPRVEAAIQRILGEVRNIVRDWGGMREKMLTLADDLTTRRLPVDDKGRREAQEFLRWAAADHFTFFGYREYRVEKQAGEDVLAPLEDSGLGLLRGHDKSPARPVRTLAAHGLSESGIKDALILTKTNARSRVHRSGYMDYIGVLEFDAKGRIVAEQRFLGLFTSSAYNRRPWEIPLVRERYDAVMRRSGLTASSHSGKALRHILETLPREELFQSNEEELYRTAMGILGLQERVRSRLFLRRDKYGRFISALVYIPRERFNTDVRLRIEALLKDALHGEYIDSSVVLGESPLAQLHLIVRPKPGEALEFDTTELESRLAHLLRNWQDDLREALVASRGERDGLRLSAGYGRALPAGYIEESTAQIAARDVERLAALRGPDDLHLSLQALRRDGADSLRLKLYRQRDDLPLSDVLPMMENLGLRVISERPYRLTVDGTVLYIQDFEVEPLAGSIDVARADAPLCEAFVRIWRGDAENDGFNRLIVGAGLDWRQVAILRGYCKYLLQTGVPFSQAYVEETCSRYPLLARLLVELFEARFDPATGNESKAQIAEGQAALAAQLRLLAGADEAALKALQPVIDARGGDRAAQLEAANAALLKLFDQVASLDEDRILRSFKGVIEATLRTSYYQAGKDGQPGHCISFKLDSAKVPDLPKPRPYREIFVYGPRVEGVHLRFGAVARGGLRWSDRREDFRTEVLGLVKAQMVKNTVIVPVGAKGGFFCKRPPVGGDRDAVLAEGIACYKLFIQGLLDITDNIVGGKIVPPPQVVRHDQDDPYLVVAADKGTATFSDIANGLALDHGFWLGDAFASGGSVGYDHKGMGITARGAWESVKRHFRALGRDCQSEDFTCVGIGDMSGDVFGNGMLLSRHIRLLAAFDHRHIFLDPNPDAAASFAERERLFKLPRSSWADYDAKRISAGGGIYPRTLKSIEISAPVREALGLEPGVKQLSPNELMNAILKAPVDLFWNGGIGTYVKAASETHGDVGDRANNGLRVNGGELRCRIVGEGGNLGLTQLGRIEAAQVGVLLNTDFIDNSAGVDTSDHEVNIKILLNDVVQAKKLTLEARNKLLASMTDEVAELVLWDNIRQNQALSLMERMSVKRLGSKQHFIRTLEAQGLLDRQIEYLPSDAEISARKARGQGLTRPELAVLLSYSKLVAFQQLLESDIPEDPYLSKELQRYFPQPLQKKYADAMERHRLKREIIATAVTNTTINRMGATFLMRMQEDTGRSIGEVAKAYTISRETLDARALWTQIDALDGKVPESVQIDALEVIWTLQRAFVRWLLFRPGPMPGITAAVERYHEPFNDIRVASGVLPDSQRPLYEALVQEWQDKGLPPALAQQLSELRFLEPAFDIIEMARTRKLKPVEVSKVHFRLGEALQLPWLFEQIDALEVNGRWHAVARGVLRDELAKHHGALAGQALSLPGGNAEAKVQHWLQRDDSSLRFTLNMLQELAAQKTLDYPTVSVAVQRLGQLAAHGV; encoded by the coding sequence ATGAAACCCAAACACGCCGCTCCCCGTTCCAGCAAATCCCCGGCCGCCACCCGCACTGCCGCGGCCCCGTCGCCCGCCAAGTCGGCCAAGCCCTCCGCCAAGCCTCCCGCCGCGTCGCCGGCCAAGCCGGTCGCTCCGCGCAAGGCCGCGGCCAAGCCGGCCGCCGCCGCGGCCACCGCCAAGGTGGTCGACGCGCTGCCCGCCGCCGCCGGCTTCAGCTTGGCGCCGGTGTACGCGGCGCTGCGCAAGCGTTACCCGGCCGCCCGCCAGGAGGAGGCGCAGGTGTTCGCCGAGGCGTTCTACAAGCGCATGGAGGAGGACGAGTTCCCCCACCACAGCCCGCAAGAGTGGGCGGCGCTGGCGGCCTCGATGCTGGAGTTCGCGCGCAAGCGCAAGCCGGGCACGGTCAACGTGCGGGTGTTCAATCCGGACCTGAAGCACGACGGCTGGGAGTCCTCGCGCACGGTGCTGCAGATCGTCAACGACGACATGCCGTTCCTGGTCGATTCGGTGAGCATGGCGCTGGCGGAGCTGGGCATCGGCGTGCATGTGCTCGGCCACCCGGTGCTGCGCATGAGCCGCGACAAGGCCGGCAAGCTCGACAGCGTGGGCGAGGGCAAGGCGGAATCGCTGATGCTGCTGGAGATCGACCGGCAGCCGCCGGAAGACATGCCGCGGGTGGAGGCGGCGATCCAGCGCATCCTCGGCGAGGTGCGCAACATCGTGCGCGACTGGGGCGGCATGCGCGAGAAGATGCTGACCCTCGCCGACGACCTGACCACGCGGCGCCTGCCGGTCGACGACAAGGGCCGGCGCGAGGCGCAGGAGTTCCTGCGCTGGGCCGCGGCCGACCATTTCACCTTCTTCGGCTACCGCGAGTACCGCGTCGAGAAGCAGGCCGGCGAAGACGTGCTGGCGCCGCTGGAGGACAGCGGGCTGGGGCTGCTGCGCGGCCACGACAAGTCGCCGGCGCGGCCGGTGCGCACCCTGGCCGCGCACGGCCTCAGCGAGTCCGGGATCAAGGACGCGCTGATCCTGACCAAGACCAACGCGCGCTCGCGGGTGCACCGCAGCGGCTACATGGACTACATCGGCGTGCTGGAATTCGACGCCAAGGGCCGCATCGTCGCCGAGCAGCGTTTCCTGGGCCTGTTCACCTCCAGCGCCTACAACCGCCGGCCGTGGGAGATCCCGCTGGTGCGCGAGCGCTACGACGCGGTGATGCGCAGGTCCGGGCTGACCGCCAGCAGCCACAGCGGCAAGGCGCTGCGCCACATCCTGGAGACGCTGCCGCGCGAGGAACTGTTCCAGTCCAACGAGGAGGAGCTGTACCGCACCGCGATGGGCATCCTCGGCCTGCAGGAGCGGGTGCGTAGCCGCCTGTTCCTGCGTCGCGACAAGTACGGCCGTTTCATCTCGGCGCTGGTGTATATCCCGCGCGAACGCTTCAACACCGACGTGCGCCTGCGCATCGAGGCGCTGCTCAAGGACGCGCTGCACGGCGAGTACATCGACTCCAGCGTGGTGCTGGGCGAATCGCCGCTGGCGCAGCTGCACCTGATCGTGCGGCCCAAGCCCGGCGAGGCGCTGGAGTTCGACACCACCGAACTGGAATCGCGCCTGGCGCACCTGCTGCGCAACTGGCAGGATGACCTGCGCGAAGCGCTGGTCGCCAGCCGCGGCGAACGCGACGGCCTGCGGCTGTCGGCCGGCTACGGCCGCGCGCTGCCGGCCGGCTACATCGAGGAATCGACCGCGCAGATCGCCGCGCGCGACGTCGAGCGCCTGGCCGCGCTGCGCGGTCCGGACGACCTGCACCTGAGCCTGCAGGCGCTGCGCCGCGACGGCGCCGACAGCCTGCGCCTGAAGCTGTACCGCCAGCGCGACGACCTGCCGCTGTCGGACGTGCTGCCGATGATGGAAAACCTGGGCCTGCGGGTGATCTCCGAGCGCCCGTACCGGCTCACCGTGGACGGTACCGTGCTGTACATCCAGGACTTCGAGGTGGAGCCGCTGGCCGGCAGCATCGATGTCGCGCGCGCCGATGCGCCGCTGTGCGAGGCGTTCGTGCGCATCTGGCGCGGCGATGCCGAGAACGACGGCTTCAACCGCCTGATCGTCGGCGCCGGGCTGGACTGGCGCCAGGTGGCGATCCTGCGCGGCTACTGCAAGTACCTGCTGCAGACCGGCGTGCCGTTCTCGCAGGCCTACGTGGAAGAGACCTGCAGCCGCTATCCGCTGCTGGCGCGGCTGCTGGTGGAACTGTTCGAGGCGCGCTTCGACCCGGCCACCGGCAACGAGAGCAAGGCGCAGATCGCCGAGGGCCAGGCCGCGCTGGCGGCGCAACTGCGCCTGCTGGCCGGTGCCGACGAGGCCGCGCTGAAGGCGCTGCAACCGGTGATCGACGCGCGCGGCGGCGACCGCGCCGCGCAGCTGGAGGCGGCCAATGCGGCGTTGCTGAAGCTGTTCGATCAGGTCGCCAGCCTCGACGAAGACCGCATCCTGCGCAGCTTCAAGGGCGTGATCGAAGCGACCCTGCGCACCAGCTACTACCAGGCCGGCAAGGACGGTCAGCCGGGCCACTGCATCAGCTTCAAGCTGGATTCGGCCAAGGTGCCGGACCTGCCCAAGCCGCGTCCGTACCGGGAGATCTTCGTGTACGGCCCGCGCGTGGAAGGCGTGCACCTGCGCTTCGGCGCGGTGGCGCGCGGCGGCCTGCGCTGGTCCGACCGGCGCGAGGACTTCCGCACCGAGGTGCTGGGCCTGGTCAAGGCGCAGATGGTCAAGAACACGGTGATCGTGCCAGTCGGCGCCAAGGGCGGCTTCTTCTGCAAGCGTCCGCCGGTCGGTGGCGACCGCGACGCGGTGCTGGCCGAAGGCATCGCCTGCTACAAGCTGTTCATCCAGGGCCTGCTGGACATCACCGACAACATCGTCGGCGGCAAGATCGTGCCGCCGCCGCAGGTGGTGCGCCACGACCAGGACGACCCGTACCTGGTGGTCGCCGCCGACAAGGGCACCGCGACCTTCTCCGACATCGCCAATGGCCTGGCGCTGGACCATGGCTTCTGGCTGGGCGACGCGTTCGCCTCCGGCGGCTCGGTCGGCTACGACCACAAGGGCATGGGCATCACCGCGCGCGGCGCCTGGGAGTCGGTCAAGCGCCACTTCCGCGCGCTGGGCCGCGATTGCCAGAGCGAGGACTTCACCTGCGTGGGCATCGGCGACATGTCCGGCGACGTGTTCGGCAACGGCATGCTGCTGTCGCGCCACATCCGCCTGTTGGCCGCGTTCGACCACCGCCACATTTTCCTGGATCCCAATCCGGATGCGGCGGCGTCCTTCGCCGAGCGCGAGCGCCTGTTCAAGCTGCCGCGGTCCAGCTGGGCCGACTACGACGCCAAGCGGATCAGCGCCGGCGGCGGCATCTATCCGCGCACGCTCAAGTCGATCGAGATCAGTGCGCCGGTGCGCGAGGCATTGGGCCTGGAGCCGGGCGTGAAGCAGCTTTCGCCGAACGAGCTGATGAACGCCATCCTCAAGGCGCCGGTGGACCTGTTCTGGAACGGCGGCATCGGCACCTACGTCAAGGCCGCCAGCGAGACCCACGGCGACGTCGGCGACCGCGCCAACAACGGCCTGCGCGTCAACGGCGGCGAACTGCGCTGCAGGATCGTCGGCGAGGGCGGCAACCTCGGCCTGACCCAGCTCGGCCGCATCGAGGCCGCGCAGGTCGGCGTGCTGCTCAACACCGACTTCATCGACAACTCGGCCGGCGTGGACACCTCCGACCACGAGGTCAACATCAAGATCCTGCTCAACGACGTGGTGCAGGCCAAGAAACTGACCCTGGAGGCGCGCAACAAGCTGCTGGCATCGATGACCGACGAGGTCGCCGAACTGGTGCTGTGGGACAACATCCGCCAGAACCAGGCGCTGAGCCTGATGGAGCGCATGAGCGTCAAGCGCCTGGGCTCCAAGCAGCACTTCATCCGCACCCTGGAAGCGCAGGGCCTGCTCGACCGGCAGATCGAATACCTGCCGTCGGACGCGGAGATCTCCGCGCGCAAGGCGCGCGGCCAGGGCCTGACCCGGCCGGAGCTGGCGGTGCTGCTGTCCTATTCCAAGCTGGTGGCGTTCCAGCAGCTGCTGGAATCGGACATCCCCGAGGACCCGTACCTGTCCAAGGAGCTGCAGCGCTACTTCCCGCAGCCGCTGCAGAAGAAGTACGCCGATGCGATGGAGCGGCACCGGCTCAAGCGCGAGATCATCGCCACCGCGGTGACCAACACCACCATCAACCGCATGGGCGCCACCTTCCTGATGCGCATGCAGGAAGACACCGGGCGCAGCATCGGCGAGGTTGCCAAGGCCTACACCATCAGCCGCGAGACGCTGGATGCGCGCGCGCTGTGGACGCAGATCGACGCGCTGGACGGCAAGGTGCCCGAGTCGGTGCAGATCGACGCGCTGGAGGTGATCTGGACGCTGCAGCGCGCCTTCGTGCGCTGGCTGCTGTTCCGCCCGGGCCCGATGCCGGGCATCACCGCGGCGGTGGAGCGCTACCACGAGCCGTTCAACGACATCCGCGTCGCCTCCGGCGTGCTCCCCGATTCGCAGCGTCCGCTGTACGAGGCGCTGGTGCAGGAGTGGCAGGACAAGGGTCTGCCGCCGGCGCTGGCGCAGCAGTTGTCGGAGCTGCGCTTCCTGGAACCGGCGTTCGACATCATCGAGATGGCGCGCACCCGCAAGCTCAAGCCGGTGGAGGTGTCGAAGGTGCACTTCCGTCTCGGCGAGGCGCTGCAGTTGCCGTGGCTGTTCGAGCAGATCGACGCGCTGGAGGTCAACGGCCGCTGGCATGCGGTGGCCCGCGGCGTGCTGCGCGACGAACTGGCCAAGCATCACGGTGCGTTGGCCGGCCAGGCGCTGAGCCTGCCGGGCGGCAACGCCGAGGCCAAGGTGCAGCACTGGCTGCAGCGCGACGACAGCAGCCTGCGCTTCACCTTGAACATGCTGCAGGAACTGGCCGCGCAGAAGACGCTGGACTATCCGACGGTGTCGGTGGCGGTGCAGCGGCTTGGCCAGTTGGCGGCGCACGGTGTTTAA
- a CDS encoding NAD kinase, with protein sequence MPSAPRICFLASTAPPAMQARDQLIARYGDHAPDDADVLCALGGDGFMLQTLHRHGSLGKPVFGMKLGTVGFLMNQFRDDDLVARLALAEPAKLRPLEMLAQTESGTSTGSLAYNEVSLLRQTRQAAHVSIDLNGQTRVDELICDGVMVATPAGSTAYNSSAHGPILPLGSHTLALTPIAPYRPRRWRGAILKADTEVRLRVLDHYKRPVSVTADSHETRDVVEVTIRESRDRLVTLLFDPEHNLEERILSEQFMV encoded by the coding sequence CTGCCTTCCGCTCCCCGTATCTGTTTTCTTGCCAGCACCGCGCCGCCCGCGATGCAGGCGCGCGATCAGTTGATCGCGCGCTACGGCGACCATGCGCCTGACGATGCCGACGTGCTGTGCGCGCTCGGCGGTGACGGCTTCATGCTGCAGACCCTGCATCGCCACGGCAGCCTGGGCAAGCCGGTGTTCGGCATGAAGCTGGGCACCGTCGGCTTCCTGATGAACCAGTTCCGCGACGACGACCTGGTCGCGCGCCTTGCCCTGGCCGAACCGGCCAAGCTGCGGCCGTTGGAGATGCTGGCGCAGACCGAGTCCGGCACCAGCACCGGCTCGCTGGCCTACAACGAAGTCTCGCTGCTGCGGCAGACCCGCCAGGCCGCGCACGTCAGCATCGACCTCAACGGGCAGACCCGGGTCGACGAACTGATCTGCGACGGGGTGATGGTGGCCACGCCGGCCGGCAGCACCGCCTACAACTCCTCCGCGCACGGACCGATCCTGCCGCTGGGCTCGCACACGCTGGCGCTGACCCCGATCGCCCCGTACCGGCCGCGGCGCTGGCGCGGCGCGATCCTCAAGGCCGACACCGAAGTGCGCCTGCGCGTGCTCGACCACTACAAGCGCCCGGTGAGCGTCACCGCCGACTCGCACGAGACCCGCGACGTGGTCGAGGTCACCATCCGCGAATCGCGCGACCGCCTGGTCACCCTGCTGTTCGATCCGGAACACAATCTGGAGGAGCGGATCTTGAGCGAGCAATTTATGGTTTGA
- a CDS encoding 5'-nucleotidase yields MSDNTPRLLTVAITSRALFDLEEGHALFEQQGVEAYSAYQREREDDVLAPGVAFPVVRKLLALNQGTPPETPPVEVILLSRNSADTGLRIFNSIQHYGLGIVRATFTSGEPTWPYVKPFGTDLFLSANPESVRRALSHGIAAATILPKPPGERAQEAAAAAGTIASERLSTQLRIAFDGDAVIFGDEGERFSREQGVEAFGRYERENAREPLTGGPFRNFLSALHALQAAFPAGEASPIRTALVTARSAPAHERVIRTLREWGVRLDEALFLGGRHKGPFLQAFGADIFFDDSQHNIDSAARERVAAGHVPHGVANLIAKP; encoded by the coding sequence ATGTCCGACAACACCCCCCGCCTGCTCACCGTCGCCATCACCTCGCGCGCCCTGTTCGATCTGGAGGAGGGGCATGCGTTGTTCGAGCAGCAGGGTGTGGAGGCGTACAGCGCGTATCAGCGCGAGCGCGAGGACGATGTGCTGGCGCCGGGGGTGGCGTTCCCCGTGGTGCGCAAGCTGCTGGCGTTGAACCAGGGCACGCCGCCGGAGACACCGCCGGTGGAGGTGATCCTGCTGTCGCGCAATTCCGCCGACACCGGCCTGCGCATCTTCAATTCGATCCAGCACTACGGGCTGGGTATCGTCCGCGCCACCTTCACCTCCGGCGAGCCGACCTGGCCGTACGTCAAGCCGTTCGGCACCGACCTGTTCCTGTCCGCCAATCCTGAATCGGTGCGGCGCGCGCTGAGCCACGGCATCGCCGCGGCGACGATCCTGCCCAAGCCGCCGGGCGAGCGCGCGCAGGAAGCCGCCGCCGCGGCCGGGACGATCGCTTCGGAACGGTTGTCCACGCAGTTGCGCATCGCCTTCGATGGCGACGCGGTGATCTTCGGCGACGAGGGCGAGCGCTTCTCGCGCGAGCAGGGCGTGGAGGCGTTCGGTCGCTACGAGCGCGAGAACGCGCGCGAGCCGCTGACCGGCGGGCCGTTCCGCAATTTCCTGTCGGCGCTGCATGCGCTGCAGGCCGCGTTCCCGGCCGGCGAGGCCTCGCCGATCCGCACCGCGCTGGTCACCGCGCGCTCGGCGCCGGCGCACGAGCGGGTGATCCGCACCCTGCGCGAATGGGGCGTGCGCCTGGACGAGGCGCTGTTCCTCGGCGGCCGCCACAAGGGGCCGTTCCTGCAGGCCTTCGGCGCCGACATCTTCTTCGACGATTCGCAGCACAACATCGACAGCGCCGCGCGCGAGCGCGTGGCCGCCGGGCACGTGCCGCACGGCGTGGCCAACCTCATCGCCAAGCCGTGA
- a CDS encoding transferase — protein MNPAPGGRWATLRQLLRAQGAQTQALRPGRPYVERGWRYTSLQFKGEVTQSRMLTWWPHVLEVGYTRSMLGALLLRPDPRHIGIVGLGGGSQAKFCYRHLPQARIEAIEADADVLALRDAFHIPADDARFQAVHGDGARLLPQRRGRYDLLLLDAYDADGIPAALLSRGFYEDCHAALAPGGVLAVNLYDTDTRRHLAHLRALFDGRVLRLDEPEMDNHVAFAWTGALPALDARAALARLPWSARWQLRVPFRRVQQAMTAAAARQARP, from the coding sequence GTGAACCCGGCGCCGGGCGGCCGCTGGGCGACGCTGCGCCAGTTGCTGCGGGCACAGGGCGCGCAGACGCAGGCGCTGCGCCCCGGCCGCCCCTACGTGGAGCGCGGCTGGCGCTACACCAGCCTGCAGTTCAAGGGCGAGGTGACGCAGAGCCGGATGCTCACCTGGTGGCCGCATGTGCTGGAGGTGGGCTACACCCGCAGCATGCTCGGCGCGCTGCTGCTGCGTCCGGACCCGCGCCACATCGGCATCGTCGGCCTCGGCGGCGGCTCGCAGGCCAAGTTCTGCTACCGGCACCTGCCGCAGGCGCGGATCGAGGCGATCGAGGCCGATGCCGACGTGCTGGCGCTGCGCGATGCCTTCCACATCCCGGCCGACGATGCGCGCTTCCAGGCCGTGCACGGCGACGGCGCGCGCCTGCTGCCGCAACGCCGTGGCCGTTACGACCTGCTGTTGCTCGATGCCTACGATGCCGACGGCATCCCGGCGGCGCTGCTCAGCCGCGGCTTCTACGAGGATTGCCACGCGGCGCTGGCGCCGGGCGGGGTGCTGGCGGTGAACCTGTACGACACCGACACCCGTCGCCATCTGGCGCATCTGCGCGCGCTGTTCGACGGCCGCGTGCTGCGCCTGGACGAACCGGAGATGGACAACCACGTTGCATTCGCCTGGACCGGCGCGCTGCCGGCGCTGGATGCGCGTGCCGCATTGGCGCGCCTACCATGGTCGGCACGCTGGCAACTGCGTGTACCGTTCCGGCGGGTGCAGCAGGCGATGACGGCCGCAGCGGCGCGGCAGGCGCGACCGTAG
- a CDS encoding YncE family protein: MSPHADSPLQPATVLWRTTVPGTAAQRLWVDDRTGRVLVSDGWGVGFGALRLRALDMATGAEVAAVALGNQARAVARDGEDGVLVATDTRLFRLDADTLEVLQKWTTRIPRYSDQLLLAGGHVHAINASAAHLSAMRLPEGSVRRRVLEEDLQIHPTLDGNILAVAATGSVWLAQPGLDRPPQRIARTQPVCHSTMDGTGRLWLSLGRGRVREGNRVSWAAPTPNAGCMDPPYNTFTAFDLGMDFWQMASTQDGNVVSVAAATMTRGEAPRYVQASVASFRTHDRHRLSWVQAPEDFEIVSMYPQAGRAFATRCLWQKEGDAEVSELVCLRL, translated from the coding sequence ATGAGTCCGCACGCTGATTCGCCTCTCCAGCCCGCCACGGTCCTCTGGCGCACCACCGTCCCAGGCACGGCCGCGCAGCGGTTGTGGGTGGACGACCGAACCGGGCGCGTCTTGGTATCGGATGGATGGGGCGTCGGTTTCGGCGCGCTGCGGCTGCGCGCGCTCGACATGGCGACGGGCGCTGAAGTGGCCGCGGTCGCGCTCGGCAACCAGGCACGGGCTGTGGCGCGCGATGGCGAGGACGGCGTGCTGGTCGCGACCGACACCAGGCTGTTCCGGCTCGATGCCGACACGCTCGAGGTGCTACAAAAGTGGACGACCCGCATTCCCCGATACAGCGATCAGCTGTTGCTTGCAGGCGGCCACGTGCATGCGATCAATGCCAGCGCGGCGCATCTGAGCGCCATGCGCCTGCCTGAGGGAAGCGTGCGCCGACGCGTGCTGGAAGAGGATCTGCAGATTCACCCGACCCTGGACGGGAACATCCTGGCGGTCGCTGCCACGGGCAGCGTCTGGTTGGCGCAACCGGGTTTGGATCGCCCGCCGCAACGCATCGCGCGGACCCAGCCGGTCTGCCATTCGACGATGGACGGAACGGGTCGCCTCTGGCTGTCGCTTGGGCGCGGGCGGGTGCGCGAAGGCAACAGGGTGTCCTGGGCGGCGCCGACCCCCAACGCCGGATGCATGGACCCGCCGTACAACACATTCACCGCGTTCGATCTCGGTATGGACTTCTGGCAGATGGCCAGTACCCAGGACGGCAACGTGGTCTCGGTCGCCGCGGCGACGATGACACGTGGCGAAGCGCCTCGCTACGTCCAGGCGAGCGTCGCCTCGTTTCGTACCCATGATCGCCATCGGCTTAGTTGGGTGCAGGCGCCTGAGGACTTCGAGATCGTGTCGATGTACCCGCAGGCAGGCCGGGCGTTCGCCACGCGCTGCCTGTGGCAAAAGGAGGGAGATGCGGAAGTCTCCGAGCTTGTCTGCCTGCGGCTTTAG
- a CDS encoding DUF2939 domain-containing protein has protein sequence MKKWLALLFLALLAVGGYVVAGPYLAIRGISQALEQRDAAALERYVDFPTLRVNLKAQVDDALVRRAGPDLQSGLFGGALLSLAGSVSGIGVDAMVTPAGIGALLQGDALWKRARGDTVGGDTYAAPRPPQPLRQAEHRFESTSRFVATIHTADGTAIPCVFTRDGLRWKLSNILLPL, from the coding sequence ATGAAGAAATGGCTGGCATTGCTGTTCCTCGCCCTGCTCGCGGTCGGCGGCTACGTCGTCGCCGGGCCGTACCTGGCGATACGCGGGATCAGCCAGGCGCTGGAACAGCGCGACGCGGCGGCGCTGGAACGCTACGTCGACTTCCCCACCCTGCGCGTGAACCTGAAGGCGCAGGTCGACGATGCGCTGGTGCGCCGCGCCGGTCCGGATCTGCAATCCGGCCTGTTCGGCGGCGCGCTGCTGTCGCTGGCCGGCAGCGTCAGCGGCATCGGCGTGGACGCGATGGTCACCCCGGCCGGCATCGGCGCGCTGCTGCAGGGCGATGCGCTATGGAAGCGCGCCCGCGGCGACACCGTGGGCGGCGACACCTATGCCGCGCCGCGCCCGCCGCAACCGCTGCGCCAGGCCGAACATCGCTTCGAATCCACCTCGCGCTTCGTCGCCACGATCCACACCGCCGACGGCACCGCGATCCCCTGCGTGTTCACCCGCGACGGCCTGCGCTGGAAGCTCAGCAACATCCTGCTGCCGCTGTAG
- a CDS encoding DUF2461 domain-containing protein, with translation MTSYFSDASFKFLRALARHNDKAWFNDNRHKYEEHVRQPFLRLITDLQPDLAQVSEHFRADPRGVGGSLFRIHRDARFSNDKSPYKTWQGARLFHERRKQVPAPSFYIHLQPGESFVGAGLWHPEPDTQRKVRQFIFDNPGSWKAAAHAPKLRRRFDFEASEVLVRPPRGFPAEFEFIDDLKHKNWVFWRQLDDATMTGPKLRALVAADLQTLGPFVDYLCAALDLEF, from the coding sequence ATGACCAGCTATTTCAGCGACGCCAGCTTCAAGTTCCTGCGTGCCCTGGCGCGGCACAACGACAAGGCCTGGTTCAACGACAACCGGCACAAGTACGAGGAGCACGTGCGCCAGCCGTTCCTGCGCCTGATCACCGACCTGCAGCCGGACCTGGCCCAGGTCAGCGAGCATTTCCGCGCCGATCCGCGCGGCGTTGGCGGGTCGCTGTTCCGCATCCATCGCGACGCGCGCTTTTCCAACGACAAGTCGCCGTACAAGACCTGGCAGGGCGCGCGCCTGTTCCATGAGCGACGCAAGCAGGTGCCTGCGCCCTCGTTCTACATCCACCTGCAACCGGGCGAGAGCTTCGTCGGCGCCGGCCTGTGGCATCCGGAACCGGACACGCAACGCAAGGTGCGCCAGTTCATCTTCGACAACCCGGGCAGTTGGAAAGCCGCCGCGCACGCGCCGAAGCTGCGCCGCCGCTTCGACTTCGAGGCCAGCGAGGTGCTGGTTCGGCCGCCGCGCGGCTTCCCCGCCGAGTTCGAGTTCATCGACGACCTCAAGCACAAGAACTGGGTGTTCTGGCGCCAGCTCGACGACGCCACCATGACCGGGCCCAAGCTGCGCGCGCTGGTGGCGGCGGACCTGCAGACGCTGGGCCCGTTCGTGGATTACCTGTGCGCGGCGCTGGACCTGGAATTCTGA